The Streptococcus sanguinis genomic sequence TTAATTTGTTAAAACCGCCTAACAGGCAATAAAAATAGAAAAGAGAGTAAAACTTATGGCAGTAACAATGGAATACGAAAAAGATGTAAAAGTAGCAGCACTTGACGGTAAGAAAATTGCCGTAATCGGCTATGGTTCACAAGGTCATGCTCATGCGCAAAACTTGCGTGATACTGGCCACGATGTGATTATCGGTGTTCGTCCTGGTAAGTCATTTGACAAGGCTAAAGAAGATGGCTTTGATACTTATACAGTAGCAGAAGCAGCTAAATTGGCTGATGTTATCATGATTTTGGCTCCAGATGAAATCCAACAAGATCTCTATGAAGCAGAAATCGCTCCAAACTTGGAAGCTGGAAACGCAGTTGGATTTGCTCATGGTTTTAACATCCATTTTGAATTTATCAAAGTTCCTGCTGATGTAGATGTCTTCATGTGTGCACCGAAAGGTCCTGGTCACTTGGTTCGCCGTACTTTCGAAGAAGGTTTTGGTGTACCAGCTCTGTATGCAGTTTATCAAGACGCTACTGGAAATGCCAAAGACATCGCAATGGACTGGTGTAAAGGTGTTGGTGCGGCTCGTGTTGGACTTCTTGAAACAACTTATAAAGAAGAAACAGAAGAAGATCTCTTTGGTGAACAAGCTGTGCTTTGTGGTGGTCTGACTGCCCTGATTGAAGCAGGATTTGAAGTCTTGACTGAAGCAGGCTATGCGCCAGAATTGGCTTACTTTGAAGTGCTTCACGAAATGAAACTGATTGTGGACTTGATCTATGAAGGTGGCTTCAAGAAGATGCGTCAATCTATCTCAAATACAGCCGAATATGGTGACTATGTATCTGGTCCGCGCGTGATTACTGAGCAAGTCAAAGAAAACATGAAGGCGGTCTTGGCTGATATCCAAAACGGTAAATTTGCGAACGACTTCGTTGATGACTATAAAGCTGGTCGTCCAAAACTGACTGCTTACCGCGAGCAAGCTGCTAATCTGGAGATTGAAAAGGTCGGTGCAGAATTGCGTAAAGCAATGCCATTCGTTGGTAAAAACGACGACGATGCTTTCAAGATTTACAATTAAGATAAAAAGCATATAAGACATTAGGGGTTGGAATGCGAATTCCCAGCCCCTTGTTTTGCTTGATAGAGAATAAACTGGAAAGACAGGGAAGGAAAAAATATGCTCAGAGCAAAAGATATCACGCATGCTCATAAAGTGTTAAAAGATGTGGTTGTCAATACACCTCTTGACTACGACCATTATTTGTCAGAGAAGTACCAGGCTAAGATTTACCTAAAGAAAGAAAATATGCAGCGGGTGCGCTCTTTTAAACTTCGTGGGGCTTATTATGCCATTTCTCAACTTAACGAAGAAGAACGTCAGCGTGGAGTTGTCTGTGCTTCTGCGGGAAATCACGCCCAAGGAGTGGCCTATACTTGTAAGGAAATGAAAATTCCAGCAACTATTTTTATGCCCATCACGACTCCTCAGCAGAAGATTGGCCAAGTCCGCTTCTTTGGTGGTGAATTTGTGGATATCAAGCTGGTTGGAGATACCTTTGATGCTTCGGCCAAGGCTGCGCTTGACTATACTAAGGCTGAAAACCGCACCTTTATCGATCCTTTTGATAATGAAGATGTCCAAGCTGGTCAAGGAACAGTGGCTTATGAAATCTTAGACGAGGCCAAGAGAGAAGCTATCGATTTTCATGCAGTTTTAGTACCAGTTGGTGGCGGCGGACTGATATCAGGAGTCTCAACCTATATCAAAGAAAGTCAGCCAGCTATCGAAGTTGTTGGTGTGGAAGCCAACGGTGCCCGCAGTATGAAAGCAGCTTTTGAAGCTGGAGGTCCGGTCAAGCTTAAAGAAATCGACAAATTTGCTGACGGCATCGCAGTACAGAAGGTTGGTGAGTCAACCTATGAGGTTACACAAAAGAATGTTCAAAACCTTATCGGTGTAGATGAAGGGCTTATTTCAGAGACCATCATTGACCTATACTCCAAGCAAGGGATTGTCGCAGAGCCAGCTGGTGCGGCAAGTGTTGCTGCTTTGGAAGTTCTGAGCGAGTATATCAAGGGGAAGACTATCTGTTGCATTATCTCAGGTGGTAATAATGACATCAACCGTATGCCAGAGATGGAAGAACGGGCGCTTATTTATGATGGTATCAAGCATTATTTCGTGGTTAACTTCCCGCAGCGTCCGGGTGCCCTGAGAGAATTTGTGAATGATATTTTAGGACCCAATGACGATATCACTCGTTTTGAATATATCAAGCGGGCAAGCAAGGGAACGGGACCAGTTTTGATTGGTATTTCTCTGGCAGATAAGCATGATTATGCTTCTTTGATTAACCGTATTGAGCAGTTTGATCCGTCCTTTATCAATCTGAACGGGAATGAAACACTCTACAATATGCTTGTCTGATTGTAAAGATATTTTAGCCTAATTTGTATGCTTTCGTTTGAAACTGCAAATTAAATATGTTAGAATATACTATAGTGAATCAAGGAGGCTTGAACATGTTTTTTATTCCATTTTTCTTTATCATATTGATCATAATCTTAATATTCTTGCTGCTTAGTGCAGTCTATGTGGTTCGTCAGCAATCTGTGGCAATCATTGAGCGTTTTGGACGCTATCACAAAACCAGCAGCAGTGGTATCAATTTCCGTCTTCCTTTAGGGATTGACAAGATAGCAGCTCGCGTTCAGCTGCGTTTGCTGCAGAGCGAGATTGTCGTTGAGACCAAGACACAGGATAATGTTTTCGTAACTATGAATGTTGCGACCCAGTATCGTGTAAATGAGAACAACGTAATTGATGCTTATTACAAACTTATGCGGCCAGAAGCACAGATTAAGTCCTATATTGAAGATGCCCTTCGTTCCTCCGTTCCAAAACTGACCTTGGATGAGCTCTTTGAAAAGAAGGACGAAATTGCCCTAGAGGTCCAAAAACAGGTAGCTGAAGAAATGTCGACCTATGGCTATATCATTGTCAAAACCTTGATTACCAAGGTTGAGCCTGATGCTGAAGTTAAACAGTCTATGAACGAAATCAATGCGGCGCAGCGTAAGCGTGTGGCTGCTCAGGAATTGGCTGAAGCGGATAAGATTAAGATTGTGACAGCTGCCTCTGCAGAAGCTGAGAAAGACCGCCTGCATGGGGTTGGTATTGCCGAGCAGCGGAAGGCCATTGTGGATGGTTTGGCAGATTCGATCAAGGAATTGAAGGGCGCCAACATTGAGTTGACAGAAGAGCAGATTATGTCTATTCTTTTGACCAATCAGTACCTGGATACGCTGAATAATTTTGCAGATAGTTCGGGTAATAATACCATCTTCCTTCCAGCAAATCCAGAAGGTGTCGAAAGTATTCGGACTCAGATACTTTCAGCCCTCAAAGCTAAGTAAAGAAAATTCAGAATTATTTAATTTGTTCGAATTTGGTTTGTTTAAGTTGACAAACTGTATAAAAACAATTATAGTAGTTGATGTAGCTAGAATAGAGAGGAG encodes the following:
- a CDS encoding SPFH domain-containing protein, whose protein sequence is MLEYTIVNQGGLNMFFIPFFFIILIIILIFLLLSAVYVVRQQSVAIIERFGRYHKTSSSGINFRLPLGIDKIAARVQLRLLQSEIVVETKTQDNVFVTMNVATQYRVNENNVIDAYYKLMRPEAQIKSYIEDALRSSVPKLTLDELFEKKDEIALEVQKQVAEEMSTYGYIIVKTLITKVEPDAEVKQSMNEINAAQRKRVAAQELAEADKIKIVTAASAEAEKDRLHGVGIAEQRKAIVDGLADSIKELKGANIELTEEQIMSILLTNQYLDTLNNFADSSGNNTIFLPANPEGVESIRTQILSALKAK
- the ilvA gene encoding threonine ammonia-lyase IlvA, which codes for MLRAKDITHAHKVLKDVVVNTPLDYDHYLSEKYQAKIYLKKENMQRVRSFKLRGAYYAISQLNEEERQRGVVCASAGNHAQGVAYTCKEMKIPATIFMPITTPQQKIGQVRFFGGEFVDIKLVGDTFDASAKAALDYTKAENRTFIDPFDNEDVQAGQGTVAYEILDEAKREAIDFHAVLVPVGGGGLISGVSTYIKESQPAIEVVGVEANGARSMKAAFEAGGPVKLKEIDKFADGIAVQKVGESTYEVTQKNVQNLIGVDEGLISETIIDLYSKQGIVAEPAGAASVAALEVLSEYIKGKTICCIISGGNNDINRMPEMEERALIYDGIKHYFVVNFPQRPGALREFVNDILGPNDDITRFEYIKRASKGTGPVLIGISLADKHDYASLINRIEQFDPSFINLNGNETLYNMLV
- the ilvC gene encoding ketol-acid reductoisomerase — its product is MAVTMEYEKDVKVAALDGKKIAVIGYGSQGHAHAQNLRDTGHDVIIGVRPGKSFDKAKEDGFDTYTVAEAAKLADVIMILAPDEIQQDLYEAEIAPNLEAGNAVGFAHGFNIHFEFIKVPADVDVFMCAPKGPGHLVRRTFEEGFGVPALYAVYQDATGNAKDIAMDWCKGVGAARVGLLETTYKEETEEDLFGEQAVLCGGLTALIEAGFEVLTEAGYAPELAYFEVLHEMKLIVDLIYEGGFKKMRQSISNTAEYGDYVSGPRVITEQVKENMKAVLADIQNGKFANDFVDDYKAGRPKLTAYREQAANLEIEKVGAELRKAMPFVGKNDDDAFKIYN